The segment TCTACTCTatccttttctgtttttataaGAGTCGTGTTTTCCTCTTCAATTCTTATTTTAATGACGGGACTCTTGTTTTCCAGGTGAACCAGATCCTGAGCTGAAAATCTCCTGTAGACAGATATCACCATTCATACCACATAATTACAGAGATAGCAGTCTTCCTACTGCTGTTTTTGTCTACACTGTATGTTCATTTCACTTCTTATTTCAGAATTCAGATGTggttaaaatgaaattattaattatgtaCCTGGCCAGATCTTATTGCTACCCACCATTCTGTCAACATATGGTAATATGTACCTGGGTGCACATATTGTGAATTTAATTCTACGTATTAACTGGAGAAAGAACCTTCTGCaaggggaaaagaaaacaattaaagattTTTAGCTGACAAATAAACTTTTGGGCTTTACTTACTCTTATGTCCTGGTAAGCTATTGAACTTCAATGTCTCCATATTATACTCAGGGTATGCTAAAGCATGATCAGTTTATCATGAAGCTTGACGAGGTTATCTCAATCTAGAATTACATCATGGGTTTCGCGAGACTGACCTGAACCAAAAGAATGTAGATTTTTATTGGTTCGTTTGTCTAGGAAATATGGATGCATAtggtattttttgaattgtatgaTCTTGATGGATCACTTAACTGAGATAATTGAATCCTTTAAAGCATACCAagcttgtttatattttttattgaagctTCCATCTGTTTCTGCTGTAGTTGGTGAACACCGGAAAGGAAAGAGCCAAAGTCAGCCTTCTATTTACATGGGCGGTAAGCTTCATTTCACCATGTTTCTTTTTCACTATTCTGGGCAATTGAAAGATATCGCAAGTCATAAGATAAGCTATAAGATAAGCTATTGATGTATGATTTGGTGCAGAATTCAATTGGAGGAATTTCACACTTGTCAGGAGATCACGTGAATGAACCATTCATGTTAGTATATGCACATTTCATTCCATGTTCCTTATGTTCATTCAtgtttcaaaacatattttgaattttttcttttactttgacAGAGGGGAAGATGGAGTCTCCGGCGTACTTCTACATCACAAGCAAGTCATCAAACCTTAAATGCTTATGACGGTTGGTTTGCGTATTTCTCTTGCTGTTTTATGCGTCACAGGGGGTGAAAGCAGAGGAAACTGTTTGCCCCACCCGTTCCTTAAAATAGGAAAATGAACATTTTAGTGAAGATGATGTGGAGGCAAGGCAGAACAAAAGCACCTTAACCCTTTGAGTAAACAAATGAGCTGAACTACCATATTACTCACAAAATATTTGACCATACCATCACACAGAAAAAAAGGGTGTGCAGTAATTAGCCCAggcaaagaaatataaaatggaaATCACCTGGTGGAAAGACAGAATCAGCATCTCTAAGGATATTTGTATGGTGCAACGGCTGCAGCCCTCAGAACCTTACgccaatataataatttattgagaatttcaaGGCTTTTCTGCAATGCATCATGCAGGATgttggcttttttttcttttttttggctgTTATGGTCACTTTACCTGGTAATGAATATTGGATGACAGTGCCTGGGACACGTTGCCAATATGAAAATGGAACAGTACTAATGTCAGTTATAATATGCCTTAATgcatctatataaaaaaaagattaccttatttttgaaatttgctTGAATAGGGTGCATGGTGGCATatacttgtgtgtgtgtgtgtgtggagagagagagagagagcagtcAAGTCTTTCATCTGTTGATAATCACCATTAAACTACAAGCTGATCGAGTTGCTTATGGATCAATCCATGTAAACCCTGTGACTTTTCTGAGACCTTTTGCATTAAGTCAGCTTCCACCACCCTccttttgatgtgttttttattaCCATGTTGAACGATCTTAAGCATGATTCTCCTAGGTGTCAAATTGTCAAGGACTTGAAATTCAGTCATGAAGAGTGAATTTTCTGTCATTCTTCCCTTCACACAAAAAAGTAGTAGAAGCTGATGATGCAATTAATTTAGGTCATATAAACCTAGGTAGCTTGCACAATGCTGCAATTGGATCACTTGACCACTCTTTTCCTATGAGCATCCCTGCTTGTTTCATTCTCCTTGTTCTTCTAAGCGTTTTCTGCCCTTCTTCACTTTTGGACTTTTTTTCACGTTTAGTTCCAGCCTTGATGTTTCAACATCCATTCTGTGCCACTATTATTTGAATGCTGCATATGATTGTCAACGAAAAATCTTGCTTCAAATCTTCTAATtgtcttaaatattttatttatttatttttttggtggatGTTATGGAGTTTCTAATAACATCTCTGGTGCCAAAAATTTTGATGTGTCATTCATTTCATCTCACCCTGCATAGGCTTGTCATGGAAAATCAGGGTTCTCCTTGTTATCTATCTATTGTTAATCTTCCCTTCCATGCTTATTAAAGTCCCTGCTTTCCTTGGACAGGTGCTTCTTTTCTGAAACTTTTGGTACATTTggaattttttaagtttagttTAATCTTCTGTATCATGGAAATTATAGTTCTCCATTCTGGATTGTTAGTAGTATCTATTTTTGAAGCATTTCTAATGATTATCACAATGCTGCAGGACTGCAAAGGGCAACCCTCCTGTTACATTTGCAATTGCTGCATGTGAAACTCAGAATGTAAGTGTCACTGTTCTGCCAAGCTTTGGGCTGTCTGAAGGAAGTTGTACCACGGCAAAGGCAATGTGGGGCACAATGGTGCAGGTACTGGTTTCTTGTCTTTTCATCGCTGCAATTTCTTGCTACTTTTGAAGGCATTTGTCTCAGATATGATTGATTAATTGATATTCATACCTGGAACCTCGCTGTCCTTATAGTTTACCTGGAATCTTACTTTTGAGCTTTCATATGAAGAATGCTTGTTTTCCAAATTCCTTGTACTGTTTCTCGAATCTGATGTCCACAGCTGACATTATATGCTTTGTGGAAAAGAATTGAATTTGAACTTGTTCTCCTGCATTTCAAGGATGGACATTTCGATCGGGGGAACTTTAATTGCGGACCAAGCATGCCTTCATCACCTGGAGAGACACTGTGTGCCGCGGTTTCAGCTTCTGCCTGGGTGGAACCTCATGGAAAGTGCACTGTTGCATTTGCTCTTGCTTGGTCATCtccaaaaataaagtttttgaagGGAAGCTCCTACCATAGGTACATCTATGATTACCCATTCCCCTTTTCATGTTCTTTATTGCTGcctatgtttttaatttgtattgctTGAAAGTCGACTAAAATCTTGTATCCGCGTGTTCAGTGTTTTTATGGCAGTCTTATATTCTTTCTAGGTGATTGGAATCttctttttgatattttaaattctacTTTGTATTTTCTTTGACTAAAATCTTAGCATTACAAGTCCTAAATCTTAGCATTATAAGTCCTAAACATCTTCAGGCTCCCAATTGTTACAAGTGCATTGTAGTGCAATGATAATTCATCGATGTGAGTAATGGAATATTATTTTCCATTTGTTGGCTGGATGACTTCAACCTTCATTCTGTCAGACTTGCTGATCAGAATTAGAGCTTTATATCCTCGAGCCAGGAACAAAAACTGTCATATTTTAACCTCcttgatatttaattatctaGCATATTGGTTTGGTTTTTGCCTGTACATTCTCTGCTGGGTTAGATACCATTGAGATGTTGATTTTCTGGTaatgtttgattgttatttcaTTTGGCTGTATCTTTTGCATGGTATTTCATGGTGTATTATGGATAGTGCATGTCTCTAGCTCTTTGTGCGGTTGAATCATGTTTTTGATTGTATTGCCTACACAGATGACAGGAACACTATTCTGTGAAGATAAAATTGATTTCTGggcatgtttctttttttgcagGAGATATACAAAATTTTATGGCACTTCTGAAAGAGCGGCTCAGAATTTGGTGCATGATGCGCTGACAAGTATGCATGTTTGGTTTTCACTTGTTTAGATTCCGCTAATATAACCATCTTGTTTGCTAAGCAGTCTGCCAACAAACCCCTTACTTTAAGGTTGcaatttttagtttagttttagcTTCTAGAGTTTTTGTGACAATCTAAACTTTTTGAATATTGATCAGATTACAAGCAGTGGGAGGAAGAGATTGAGAAATGGCAAGATCCTATCCTCAAGGATGAAAAGCTACCAGAATGGTAACTCCTTTGACCACAAGAATGGCTACCAATTACTTATCTCGGAATCTGAACAgcaaaaaacaccttaaaaaaccATCTTGATGTGGTGGACGAGCCATTACACTTAATGTTGGGTGCATATATCTTGGAGCAATACATTAATTAAAGCTGCCTTCAAGAGGCTAAAATACATGCAAACAAATGAATAAAACATTGGATGAGTGCATGTACACATGGATTTGTGATCTTAATCAGTCAAAAAAACCGTGCAAGAAAGACCATCTTAATGCAGGGAAGAAGCCGACACATAGGCGTTGTTTTGTATCTTTTGAGGCCTTAGATGTGTGAATGCACTTGTGCATGTTGTTGCCCCAATCACACCTTTTAAGTTCTTACGaagtttttattaatcatgTTCTGCACCCGAATAGCACCAACTGTGCAATCATATCTGATGTCAGCCTTGAGAGACACCAATGCCACTCAGATTAACTTTTGTGGCTATGTTCTTTTCAAATGCTTAAATGCTGTTACTTTCTGCGGGCACATACATATTCCTGTTTTCTGGGTTATATTGTTTTAACGCCATAATTAAAATCGCAGGTACAAGTTCACATTGTTTAATGAGCTCTACTTTTTGGTTGCTGGTGGGACAGTTTGGATTGGTACTCATCTATGCTAACTGCCAAATCTTTCCTACCATGATATTTACAGCTACTTCTGATGATTCTCTTATCATAAGtgcatattttgttttcatcacTCAAGCGTCAGttattatttgctttatatatatatatatatatatatatatatatatatatatatatatatatactgttgTTGTTGCTAGATATGGTTCATAAAGGAAACTAACATTAGCATAATCTGTACAGACTCTTCCCTTCCAAGTGCAGATACAAGAAATGGTCATCATCGGTCAAGAGAAGTAGAAACCACAGGGATCAAAGTAACTGAACCCCAAGTAAACTGCAATGGATGTCCAGTTAATCATACTACAACTAATCATCATAACACCACTAGTtctgaacaaaaagaaaacaacaaggcattccaTACAAAGTGCACATGCAAAGATGAATCAGCAGTCTCTCGGGAAAGGGGAAACCTTGACCACACTTTAgatcctttcacatttcttgatCCTCTGAGCGATGATGTTGGTAGGTTTTTGTACTTGGAAGGAGTTGAATATATCATGTGGTGCACATATGATGTGCACTTCTATGCATCCTTTGCCCTTCTTGCATTGTTTCCCAAAATTGAACTCAATATTCAACGTGACTTTGCCAAAGCTGTGTTATCGGAGGATGGAAGAAAAGTAAGGTTTCTGGCTGATGGTAGTGTTGGAATTCGCAAGGCTAGAGGAGCTGTCCCTCATGATCTTGGGACACATGATCCGTGGAATGAAATGAATGCATATAATATACATGACACCAGCAAGTGGAAGGATCTGAATCCTAAGTTTGTGCTTCAGGTGTATAGAGATTTTGCTGCAACAGGGGATATGTCGTTTGGAGTTGATGTGTGGCCTGCAGTACGCACTGCCATGGAATACATGGAACAATTTGATAGGGATGATGATGGTCTGGTTGAAAATGATGGATTCCCAGATCAAACATATGATGCTTGGACAGTTCATGGTGTAAGTGCTTACTGTGGCTGCTTATGGCTTGCCTCCCTTCAAGCTGCTGCTGCAATGGCCATGCAACTAGGTGACAAGTATTTTGCTGAATTATGCAAAAGCAAATTTGCAAAGGCAAAATCAGCATTTGAATCAAAACTATGGAATGGTTCATATTTCAACTATGACAGTGGCTCGAGTAATAACAGTAAATCTATACAGGCAGATCAACTGGCAGGGGAATGGTATATGGCATCTTCAGGTTTGCCGTCACTTTTTGATGATGTTAAAATCAGAAGTGctcttaataaaatatatgatttcaATGTAATGAAAGTTCGAGGTGGTAAAATGGGTGCTGTAAATGGAATGCATCCGAATGGAAAGGTGGATGAAACTTGTATGCAGTCCCGTGAAATATGGTCTGGTGTCACCTATGCTGTGGCTGCTACCATGATTCTCTCTGGAATGGAAGACAAGGCATTCACTACTGCTGAAGGCATTTTCACTGCGGGCTGGTCTGAGGAGGGCTACGGGTAAGTTCTGTGcatattatattgttttcttatttttgtgtGTTTGCAGAACAAGAGTCAGATATAGAAGTTACTGACAGTTAAGCAGGAAATAATACATATCCTTTTCCATCCATGCCCACTGCCGtttcatttatttcttgaacaaaaaataaggaCAGTGCACTCCCCCCaccccttcaaataaaaataaaagcaaataaataatttgaactCTTTTTAGGATTAAATCAAAAGTGTTATTCTTGAAGACTTACTGTCGGCTGTTCTTGGTCAATATTGAACCTACAATGTGTAACTTTTACCTTGAGAAGTATGATCTGTTCATCGTTCAAGCAAATCCATGCATGGATGTAGTTGGCTTCCCAGCTAAAAGAAACTTGAGTTTGGGCTTTCTGATAAATCCATCATTTTAGCTATTGGGAAGAGCCTGTCCTTGCTTTCTCCTTGTTGTACTGTctgtgatgtgtttttttttttaatgtataataaCTGTGGGTTAATCTTCCTTTCTGCGGAATACAGATACTGGTTCCAGACTCCAGAGGCATGGACGATTGATGGGCACTTTCGGTCCCTTATTTATATGAGACCCCTTGCAATCTGGGGCATGCAATGGGCACTATCACTCCCTAAAGCAATTCTTGACGCGCCAAAGATCAACATAATGGAAAGGAGCCTTCTATCTCCTAGTACAAGATTCTCCCTTATAGGTGAAACAGGAGTTAAGAAGATTGCAACTAAAGCTAATTGTTTGGGCAATTCAGTTTTCCATTGTTCATGCTGATCATACATACAAGTCTCGTAatctttgtaaagaaaaatgttcaatatatttttttcttccttttcccttCTTGAACTCTCTTCCATAGGAAAGTAGGGGGAGAAGTTTGGGAAAATCTTTCTTTCCTAGACAGGCAATAAAAAAGCTAGGCTGTTACCTTAGTAACCAATTTTAGTTGCATGATAAAGATGAGTCTTTCCGTCTTAAAATAGACTTTCTTGTATTTCAACGAGTTTGGTACTCatggtttgtttatttatttattcatttttctatCTGTATGATACGAGGATTGTAAATCCTCGTGTTTAATAATGTAATATCATGTAATCAAGTACAAGTTACTTGCCAAGATGTGGAATGCTCTAGTTTCATTGGAAGGCCACTTAACATTGAAATCGGTTCTTTCGGGCTGCTCGGCATGTGTTGTTGTGCAGAACTCTTTGAAATCTTGATATGCAGAATATCTTCTAAAGTTTTGCTTTCAGAAACATAGGAAAGCAATTCAACTTTCCAGGTATGAATAGGATATGCTAGGCCAACAAGCTAACTAGATTTATATTCAGTTtgggattgttttttatttagaaaagtgttttttatttagagatgttttcaaatgatgtttttttttcaaaatttaaaagaatgtgTTCGCTACGTTTCTAAATGGAATCTAATTTGAGTATGTAAACCGGAAATATTTAGTTGTGGGCCGTAATTCACTTGAATGCTCGAAGTAATTGGGAGGCAAAGCATTCAATGATTCTATAGAAGTTCCGGACTTACAAGAAGCACTCGACTCACTCTTTTCTTTGTGGATTTTTATTTCTCTGCCTTGTTAAATTTTGTTCATTCATCAAGTGGAATGAAGTTTTCATATACGTGGTTTGTGAACAGCTACTACATGGACTCGAACCTCACCTGTTCTCCTCTCGCAGTTTGGTGTGGGTGTATCCTGCGCATTATAGTTGTCGGGTCTAGAAAATGGCTTGGATTGTTGTGTCATCAAATCATCtcttaatgtttattttatgaagTTTCTTGGTATTGATATGGTCAGTTTTGGATCTAGTTTGACTAGATTAATCGAGATTAATCTGACTcggataaaatgttttttttttattccactcGGATAAAATTTCGAGCAAGTATTTTGAGCCAGCGCTTTAGGCTGGGTTTCACAATTATGCTAGTTTATTAACCGCCGGAAAATTCTTCATTTGTCCAGAAATAAGGCTGGTTCCCACTAGTTCTCGGCCGATTTTTCCCACTTTCTCACAACCAGGAAAGTGAGACTTCGTGCGGTCTCATTCTTGCTTTTCTCCTTTGGTTTTTCACTTTCAGCAATTTGTAAAAAAGGTGATGCCATCTGATCATTTGATTGTGACGTGCTAGTAAAACGCTGGTCGTAGTCGATAATGAGCTGGTGCTGttggaaaggtttttttttttctaaagccAGCTAGTTCACTGTCTTGTCTTAAATCAAAGCATCTCCCTAAAGCCATTGTCTACGGGGCATGTTTTGTTCCATAACATTCTAGttctttatttaactttttttttaagggaaagCAATTCATTCTCCTGTCAATTTCATTGATGAACGTAAGAGAAAACAGCGGGCACtggagatttattttatttttatttatttaaaacactGGAAAATCGAAGAATTGGTGATCAACGAGGCTTCTAAAAGAAAGTTAAAACTGATAAACTAGCAATTTCGTTTTTTACTCCGAGAAATACAAcaggaaattaatttttaattttttattatagagaAGAAAGTCAAAGCAGGGTTGTTAGAAACAAGCatattaaatatacaaaaagaaacagaggaggaAGACGACGTGCTCATGTATAAAATCCGGATGGATCCGCTCGATCCCATCAAGATAAGCTTTGGCTTagataatatgaataaaaattaaaaacaggtAAAGTTCGGATTTATCCAGGTTAATTTAACAGACTCAAGCCCTCAACTTTGGGTTTGACTGCTTCAATGCAGCAATAATGGTGACAAAAGTTAAAGATCTCATCCTGTCAAAATCGTCCAAAAATGATGGCGGCcctgacaaaaaaaagaaagaaagaaagaaagaaggtttGACCATGTGAATAGGACCACTCTTTCCGGGAGCCTGGATCGTGAGATAACATTATTAAAGGATACGCCAGGTCTTCTCTGTCAGGTTGTAATACCcctacaattatttttatttctttttaaattatttttaaaataatttttatttgaaaatatattaaaataatatttttattttttaaaaattatttttaacatcaatatattaaaatgatataaaaatatcaaaaatatattaatttaaataaaaaaataaattttttaaaaataaaaaataaacatgactGTAATAAACTTTGTTTAGGGAAGGATATTGTTTTTCCCCATGAAATACCATAATAGAAGTTGGTCTTATTCTCTTTTCTTAGGCAAagcaagcatatatatatatatatatatatatatatatatatatatatatatatatataaaagatttagTGGGTGTATATTCTAGCaggaaagataaatatatatttgattgaagagataaaaataaaaatatataataaatttatttattcattcaataatttagagtaaatttttgtattttaaaaaaataatacaggaaaaatatgtaatttttatcttagttatctttgtattttctatttaaaaacaataaattaaaatatgtaattttCATATCAGTTATCTTTTGTGtcttctatttaaaaataataaataaaaaaactaaaaaatggtGAATTCACTGTTCatctatatataatttactATGATAGAAATAATGAATTTATCTGTCTTgcccttaaaaaataataaaatgataaattcatttttgagCTTTTGTTATAACTCATTATTAGTCGGATATAGACAGGAATGCGACTCCAGTACGTTTCCTTTCTCATTACTTCTTCCCAGCGATATATTCATAAACGAATCAGATGATTTTTAGGTTTAAgcaacaaatgttttttttttttttttttgagaaacaaaaatggaatttctgtcatataaaaaaatatctcttttATAAacggaaaagagaagaagaaaagggaa is part of the Populus nigra chromosome 8, ddPopNigr1.1, whole genome shotgun sequence genome and harbors:
- the LOC133702357 gene encoding uncharacterized protein LOC133702357 isoform X1, with translation MVSSNLFHCRKHSWPPEEYISRNTLQLFDFDSAAPPEQAWRRRLNSHANILKEFSVTFKEAIQMVRLGIRLWSYVREEASHGRKAPIDPFTRESCKPSASQGVPLGGMGSGSISRGFRGEFRQWQIVPGICESSPVMANQFSIFISRDGGNKNYASVLAPGQHEGIGKAGDQGISSWGWNLSGQHSTYHALFPRAWTIYDGEPDPELKISCRQISPFIPHNYRDSSLPTAVFVYTLVNTGKERAKVSLLFTWANSIGGISHLSGDHVNEPFIGEDGVSGVLLHHKTAKGNPPVTFAIAACETQNVSVTVLPSFGLSEGSCTTAKAMWGTMVQDGHFDRGNFNCGPSMPSSPGETLCAAVSASAWVEPHGKCTVAFALAWSSPKIKFLKGSSYHRRYTKFYGTSERAAQNLVHDALTNYKQWEEEIEKWQDPILKDEKLPEWYKFTLFNELYFLVAGGTVWIDSSLPSADTRNGHHRSREVETTGIKVTEPQVNCNGCPVNHTTTNHHNTTSSEQKENNKAFHTKCTCKDESAVSRERGNLDHTLDPFTFLDPLSDDVGRFLYLEGVEYIMWCTYDVHFYASFALLALFPKIELNIQRDFAKAVLSEDGRKVRFLADGSVGIRKARGAVPHDLGTHDPWNEMNAYNIHDTSKWKDLNPKFVLQVYRDFAATGDMSFGVDVWPAVRTAMEYMEQFDRDDDGLVENDGFPDQTYDAWTVHGVSAYCGCLWLASLQAAAAMAMQLGDKYFAELCKSKFAKAKSAFESKLWNGSYFNYDSGSSNNSKSIQADQLAGEWYMASSGLPSLFDDVKIRSALNKIYDFNVMKVRGGKMGAVNGMHPNGKVDETCMQSREIWSGVTYAVAATMILSGMEDKAFTTAEGIFTAGWSEEGYGYWFQTPEAWTIDGHFRSLIYMRPLAIWGMQWALSLPKAILDAPKINIMERSLLSPSTRFSLIGETGVKKIATKANCLGNSVFHCSC
- the LOC133702357 gene encoding uncharacterized protein LOC133702357 isoform X2; protein product: MVRLGIRLWSYVREEASHGRKAPIDPFTRESCKPSASQGVPLGGMGSGSISRGFRGEFRQWQIVPGICESSPVMANQFSIFISRDGGNKNYASVLAPGQHEGIGKAGDQGISSWGWNLSGQHSTYHALFPRAWTIYDGEPDPELKISCRQISPFIPHNYRDSSLPTAVFVYTLVNTGKERAKVSLLFTWANSIGGISHLSGDHVNEPFIGEDGVSGVLLHHKTAKGNPPVTFAIAACETQNVSVTVLPSFGLSEGSCTTAKAMWGTMVQDGHFDRGNFNCGPSMPSSPGETLCAAVSASAWVEPHGKCTVAFALAWSSPKIKFLKGSSYHRRYTKFYGTSERAAQNLVHDALTNYKQWEEEIEKWQDPILKDEKLPEWYKFTLFNELYFLVAGGTVWIDSSLPSADTRNGHHRSREVETTGIKVTEPQVNCNGCPVNHTTTNHHNTTSSEQKENNKAFHTKCTCKDESAVSRERGNLDHTLDPFTFLDPLSDDVGRFLYLEGVEYIMWCTYDVHFYASFALLALFPKIELNIQRDFAKAVLSEDGRKVRFLADGSVGIRKARGAVPHDLGTHDPWNEMNAYNIHDTSKWKDLNPKFVLQVYRDFAATGDMSFGVDVWPAVRTAMEYMEQFDRDDDGLVENDGFPDQTYDAWTVHGVSAYCGCLWLASLQAAAAMAMQLGDKYFAELCKSKFAKAKSAFESKLWNGSYFNYDSGSSNNSKSIQADQLAGEWYMASSGLPSLFDDVKIRSALNKIYDFNVMKVRGGKMGAVNGMHPNGKVDETCMQSREIWSGVTYAVAATMILSGMEDKAFTTAEGIFTAGWSEEGYGYWFQTPEAWTIDGHFRSLIYMRPLAIWGMQWALSLPKAILDAPKINIMERSLLSPSTRFSLIGETGVKKIATKANCLGNSVFHCSC